In the Nitratiruptor sp. YY09-18 genome, TGGATAAGGTACAAATCTATATGATGTGTGAAATTCCAAATAACGTAATCCAAATAGATGAATTTTTGCAAGTTTATGATGGTATCAGTATCGGTACAAATGATCTTACACAGCTTACATTAGGAGTAGACCGAGATAGCGAAATTGTAGCATTCGATTATGACGAAAGAGACCCTGGAGTGAAAAAGATGGTACAGCTAGCAGTAGAAGGTGCAAAACGCCACAATAAATATTCTGGACTTTGTGGACAGGCACCATCTGATTACCCTGAATTTGCAGAGTTTTTAGTCAAAATCGGTATAGAGTCTATGAGCCTCAATCCCGATAGTGTCCTCAAAATCATAAAAGATGTGGCGGAGATGGAAAATGACAATTGAGATTAGTTACGGTGCAGCCGAAGTAGTTACCGGTTCATGCCATTTTGTCAAATTTGATGATGGCACGAAAATTTTAGTCGATTGTGGAATGTTCCAAGGATTGGATGAATGGAAAAACTATGAACCTCTAGGTTTTGATCCAAGCCAGATTGATTATCTACTCGTCACACATGGTCATCTCGACCATGTAGGACGCATACCACTTCTTTATAAAGAGGGTTTTCGAGGTAAAATCATTGCAACCCCCGCTACATTTGATCTTATGAAAATAGTACTCCTTGATACTGCACACCTTATGGCCGAAGATTATGCCACAGCTTTCAAAAAAGCGCAGCGTCGCGGTGAAGAGGAGAGTGTCAAAAAACCACTTTATAGCAAAGAGGATGTCAAAGCAGCACTACGCCTTCCACGTCGCACTGTCAAATATGGCCAAACTTTCAAACTAGCACGCAACATAACAGTACGCTATAAAGATGCTGGCCATATTGTAGGAGCAGCCTTTATAGAAATAGAATATCAAGATGGCAATATTCATAAACATGTAGTATTCAGCGGGGATTTGGGAAATAGACAAGTTCACCTCAATCCTCCCCCGCAGACAGCCTTCGCATCTGCTAACGTTTTTGTAGAGAGTACGTATGGAGATAGATTGCACAAAGATTATGCATCGAGTGTTGCAGAGTTTAAAGAGGTTATTTTGAAAACTCTCAAACACGATGGAACCGTTCTCATCCCATCATTTGCAATTGAGAGGACACAGCAGCTACTTTGTATTCTTGGCGAGATGTCACGCAAAGGTGAGCTACCACACCGCACTGAAGTTTTTCTTGACTCCCCTATGGCAATCAAAACTACAAGGGTATATGAAAAATATAAAAACCTCCTCTCAGACTATTGCAAAAATCTCGATGAACCTTTCTCCTTTCCAAATCTTCGGTTTGCTACTACTACGAATGCTTCTAAACGCATAAATGGCAAAAAAGGTCCAAACATCATAATTGCTGGAAGCGGAATGTGTAATGGTGGGCGTATTTTGCACCATTTTAAACACCGCATCTGGGATAAGCGCAATGCTGTTATATTTGTAGGATATCAAGCCGAAGGTACTCTTGGAAGAGAAATAATCGAGGGTGCAAAATTTATTGAAATTTATGGTGAACGTATCAAAGTCAATGCGCAAATCTATACAATAAACGGCTTTTCAGCTCATGCTGATCAAAAAGAACTCACAGACTGGCTCAGTGCAATAGATGGTCTTCAAAAGATTTTTCTTATCCATGGTGAAGAGGATAAGCAGCAAATTTTCAAAAAACATCTCATACAGACTTTGCACAAAAAGGTGCATATAGTAAAACAAGGTGAAATTATTCATCTTTAATTAAAAAATAGATACTATTAAGCAAACAAAAAAGAGGAGAAGATATGAAAAAGGTAGCAATTAACGGTCTTGGACGTATAGGCAAATTGGTGCTTTGGCACTATATTGTCAATAACCCAAAAAATATCGAGATAACAGTAGCCAATGGGGGAAGCGGTACTGCTGAAGATCTTGCATATATGCTCAAATATGACTCTGTTCATGGAAAATTTCCCGCACCCGTAGAATATGGTGATGACTATCTTAAAGTTGGAGACCAAGAAATTAAACTTGTAACAGGCAGAGACCCCGAAAAGTTACCTTGGAAAGATCTTGGTGTAGATATTGTATTGGAGTGTACAGGACATTTTACAAAAAGAGATGATGCAGCAAAACACTTAAAAGCGGGTGCAAAAAAAGTAATTATCTCTGCACCGAGCAAAGATGCAGAGCTTACAATTGTTATGGGCGTCAACCAAGACTGGTATGATCCAAACAAACATGATGTTATCTCCAACGCAAGCTGTACTACCAACTCTTTAGCTCCAGCAATCAAAGTGCTCAATGATAATTTTGGCATTGAGAGTGCACTTGTAACAACTGTCCATGCATACACCTCATCTCAAGCAATTGTTGATAGAAAAAATCCTGGAAAGCACAGACGAGGAAGAGCTGCTGCAGCAAACATTATTCCTACAAGTACAGGTGCAGCAATCGCCACTACAAAAGTTATCCCAGAGCTTCAAGGTAAAATGAATGCATTGGCGCTTCGCGTTCCGGTGCCAGATGTTGCAATCACAGATATTAGCGCAACGCTCAAAAAAGAGGTTTCTAGCGAAGAGGTAAACAAGGCATTTGAAGAGGCGATGCAAGGAAACCTCAAAGGAATTTTGGAAATTACTTACGATGAAGTTGTCTCAAGCGATATTGTCAACAATCCTCACTCCTCTATCATCGATGGGCTCTCCACAATGGTAGTCGATGGCAACAAGGTAAAAGTATTTGCATGGTATGACAATGAGTATGGATACTCTGGCCGCCTCTTAGAGCTTGCTGACTATATTGCTGAAAGGATGTAAATGAAGCTTATATTAATAAGACATGGACAAAGCATATGGAACGCTAAAAATCTCTTCACTGGCTGGATTGATGTGGAACTCAGTGAAAAGGGAAAAGAGGAAGCAAAAAAGGCTGGTAAACTTCTCAAAGAAGCCGAAATTTTTCCAAATATCTGCTATACATCATATCTCAAACGTGCTATTCATACAGCTCAAATTGCTCTGAATGAATTAGGCTGGGAGCATATCGATGTACTTCGCAGCTGGAAACTCAATGAGCGTCACTATGGAGACTGGCAAGGTAAAAACAAAGATGAGGTGAAAGAAAAGTATGGTGATGAGCTCTTCATGGCAGTGCGCCGCGGATATGACACTCCTCCACCCCCAATCGAGGAGAGTGAACCAGATTTTGAGGAGCGCTATCCAGTCGATCCAAAATATGCAAATATCGACTATCATCCAAAGAGTGAATCACTCAAAGATACAAGAGAACGGGTAATTGAATATTTTTATGAGGAAATCGTACCCTCATTGATGGTATATGATGACGTCATGATTGCAGCACATGGCAACTCATTAAGAGCACTCATCATGTTTTTGGAGAATATTGCACCAGAAGATATCCATAAAATTGAAATTCCTACAGGCACACCTATCGTGTATGATCTTACAAAAGAGCTCAAAATTAAAAACAAAACAATCTATAACCACTAAGGGGTTTTGCCCCCCTCTTTTGTTATAATACGCCCTAAAAAAGGAGCTTTGTTGGAGTACAGGGCGTATAATGCAAAAAGTTTCAAGAAAATCCCTCAAATACAGCGTTTTTTATCTAATGAAGATATTGAAAATATCGAAATAGCTGCGCTCGTTTTTCCATTTAAGGTTAATAATTATCTCATTGATAAACTTATCGATTGGGAAAACTATCAAAATGATCCCATTTTTCGCCTTGTTTTTCCTCACAAAGATATGCTTTTTCCCCAAGATTATGAAAAACTCAAAACTCTCTATAAAAAGGGCGACAAAGAAGCTTTAAATAAAGCTGTGTATGATATACGCATGAGGATGAATCCTCATCCGGCTGATCAAAAGAGCAATGTCCCCACAATCAATGGCAAAGAGCTTATAGGCTCCCAACATAAATACAAAGAGACGATCCTCTTTTTCCCAAAACAGGGGCAAACATGCCATGCCTATTGTAGTTTTTGTTTTAGATGGCCACAGTTTACCGGAATAAATGAGCTCAAATTTGCCATGAAAGAAGTAGACCTTTTAATAGAATACATTAAAGCTCATCCTGCTATTACGGATCTCATTTTTACTGGCGGCGATCCACTTATTATGAATACAAAACTACTTCGCAGCTATATAGAACCTATCTTAAAAGCAAAAATCCCTCATCTACAAAATATTCGTTTTGGTACAAAAACACTAGGTTTCTGGCCATACAGATTTTTAACTGATAAAGATGCAGATGACCTTTTAAAACTATTTGAAGAGATTGTGGCACATGGATATCATTTAGCCTTTATGGCTCACTTCAACCATTACCGAGAACTTGAAACGGATGAAGTAAAAGAGGCAGTAAAACGTATCCAGCAAACAGGAGCCATTATCAGAACCCAAGCCCCTCTTTTACGGCATATCAATGATAGTAGCAAAGTTTGGGAAAAGATGTGGAAAAAACAAGTGCACATGGGAATGGTTCCATACTACATGTTTATCGCAAGAGATACGGGTGCCCAGCACTATTTTGGTATTTCATTGGTAGAGGCTTGGAAGATTTTTAAAGATGCCCTCTCAAATGTAAGCGGATTAGCTAGAACGGTTCGAGGACCTAGCATGAGTGCAGCTCCTGGCAAAATTGCAATAAGTGGGGTCAGTGAAATCAATGGAGAAAAAGTAATAGTTTTAAATATGCTTCAAGCTAAAAATCCAGAATTTGTAGATATTCCATTTTTTGCAAAATATGATGAAAAAGCTCAGTGGATTGATGAGCTGGAGCCTGCATTTGGTGGAAAGTTTTTGTTTGAGAAGTAGGCAAAGGCCTACTTCTTGTAAAAGAGATAGTATAGACTTGGTAAGACAAGAAGAGTCACCAGTGTTGATGTTACGATACCACCTACAACAACCACAGCCAACGGATACTCTATCTCACTTCCCACACCCGTTGCATACAGAAGCGGTAAAATACCAAAAAGTGTGGTCATTGCTGTCATTAGTACTGGTCGAAGTCGCAGAAGTGTCGCATCCTTGACTAAAATGAGCATCTTTACATCAGGAAAACGTTTTTGAAGCTCCTCTATGAAACTCACAAGCACAATACCATTGAGTACCGCAATGGCGATAATGACGATAAAACCGATAATTGCAGCAATGGAGAGGTAAATATCGGCGACTAATACCGCAATGATGGAGCCAATAATACCAAGAGGGACACCAAGCAAGATGATTATCGCTTTTTTAAAGCTGTTGAAAGCCGTGTAGAGTAAAAGGAGTATCAATAGCAGTACTGCTGGAATGATAACAGCCAATTTTTTGGTCGCTTCTTGCATGTTTTTAAAGTCACCTGCCCACTGGATATAGTATCCTGCCGGAAAATGCAGATTTTTATGAATCTTTTCATTGGCCTCTTTCACAAAAGAAGCGATATCTCGCCCTTCCACATCAAAGGATATGAGCATATAGCGAGAAAGATTTTCTCGTTTTATAAAGGATGGTCCTTGAATAATCTGGATATCTGCTACTTCTTTGAGACGCGCCACTTTGCCGTCTGGGGCTCTGAGCAGAATATTTTGCAAACTTTCAACGTCACGGCTTCCTTTTGGTTTGATAACGATAGGAAACCTCTTAATCCCTTCAAATTTATCGGTTATCGCATCTTCACCTAGTAGATAACGCACCACATCCATAATATCTTCTGCTGTGAGTGAGTATCTCGCCATCGCTAAGTAGTTTGGTTTGATCACGATTTGAGCTTGTCCAAGCTGTGATTCGATCTCAATAGATCTAAGCCCATCGATATGCGAAAGAATATCTTTGATTTTTGATGCAAGATTTGCAAGAATTTTTTGATCTTCTCCAAAGATTTTTACAGCAAGTTCTGCTTTAACTCCCTCTAGCAGCTCTTCTATACGCATGGCGATTGGCTGTGTTGGAACAAACTGTACAAAGTCATAGCGCTTCTCAAGCTCTTCGCTCATTTTTGCCTCTAACGCTTTGATATCAAACTCTTTTTTCTTCAGTCCTACCAAAATTTCCATATAATTTGGACCGGCAGTTTCGCCTTTTTCGCTTCTACCTATCATTGCCAAAACAAAATCCACATACTCAGGATACTCTTTTTTTATGAAGTTTTCTATATCTTTACTCAGTCCCACCGTTTGAGACAGAGCCGTTCCTGGAATGGCGATGACACGATACATAATAGACTCTTCATTGAGTTTTGGCATAAATTCACGCCCTTGCTGTGTAAGCAGATATGCCAATACCGCAAAGAGTATGAATGATACTGCCACAACACTCTTTGAATATTTCAAAGCACCTACAAGTAGTGGTGTATATAATTTTTTGATCCAAACCACAAGTGGCGATTCGCTAAACTTTACCGGTTTTAAAAGATAGTAGTTCAAAACGGGAACTAACACAAGAGCTACTACAATGGAAGCAAGCATCACAAATACGATATTAATAGCCATAGGCGCATAGAGCTTTCCTGTAAGCCCTCCGAGACTCAAAAGCGGAATAAAGGTTGCAGCGATGATGAAAATTGCAAAAATAACAGGTTTTGTCACTTGCGCTGCAGCCTCTGCTATGAGCTTCAGTTTCGATTCATTTGGATGCTCTTGAATAAGTCTAAAAGAGTTTTCTACGACAACTATCGTTCCATCAACGATCATACCGATTGCAATGGCAAGTCCACTAAGACTCATAAGATTTGCGCTCATACCAAAATAGTCCATCATCAAAAAAGCGATAAGCAAGGAGATAGGAAGTGATAATACAACAATAAAAGCGCTTCTGACTTCAAACAAGAACAAAAACAAAATAACACTCACAAGTACCGCACCCATAATTAAAGAAGAGGTCATTGTGTGGACTGCTTTTTTGGTAATTTCACTTCTATCATAAATTGTCTGGACTCTTACATTTTTGGGAAGTGCGGCGTTGATCTCTTTGACTTTCTCTTTGAGTCTGTCCACCACTTTGGCTGCATTAGTACCGGTTCTTTGCAGTACCATCCCAAACATCGTCTC is a window encoding:
- a CDS encoding MBL fold metallo-hydrolase RNA specificity domain-containing protein; translation: MTIEISYGAAEVVTGSCHFVKFDDGTKILVDCGMFQGLDEWKNYEPLGFDPSQIDYLLVTHGHLDHVGRIPLLYKEGFRGKIIATPATFDLMKIVLLDTAHLMAEDYATAFKKAQRRGEEESVKKPLYSKEDVKAALRLPRRTVKYGQTFKLARNITVRYKDAGHIVGAAFIEIEYQDGNIHKHVVFSGDLGNRQVHLNPPPQTAFASANVFVESTYGDRLHKDYASSVAEFKEVILKTLKHDGTVLIPSFAIERTQQLLCILGEMSRKGELPHRTEVFLDSPMAIKTTRVYEKYKNLLSDYCKNLDEPFSFPNLRFATTTNASKRINGKKGPNIIIAGSGMCNGGRILHHFKHRIWDKRNAVIFVGYQAEGTLGREIIEGAKFIEIYGERIKVNAQIYTINGFSAHADQKELTDWLSAIDGLQKIFLIHGEEDKQQIFKKHLIQTLHKKVHIVKQGEIIHL
- a CDS encoding efflux RND transporter permease subunit, with protein sequence MKFFETFIKYRFLVLALFTLVGVLGYRAYKEIPVDAFPDITPKQVIIYTESPGNSPEIIERLITYPIESAMAGLPGVKLIMSNSIFGLSYVSIFFEDKYDIYFLRQLVSERLATVDIPKGFGKPVMGPNTTGLGQVFWYQLKGDGVSLTKLRELQDFLVHPMFKTVDGVEEVIGWGGFEKQIEVVIDPKKLQALKVTYEDVIDALQRTNKSAGGQYLEFNKEQYIIRGSGFYENLDQIRKSVIKSSGIKAIKIEDVAVVKEGKRMRFGAVTLNGKETMFGMVLQRTGTNAAKVVDRLKEKVKEINAALPKNVRVQTIYDRSEITKKAVHTMTSSLIMGAVLVSVILFLFLFEVRSAFIVVLSLPISLLIAFLMMDYFGMSANLMSLSGLAIAIGMIVDGTIVVVENSFRLIQEHPNESKLKLIAEAAAQVTKPVIFAIFIIAATFIPLLSLGGLTGKLYAPMAINIVFVMLASIVVALVLVPVLNYYLLKPVKFSESPLVVWIKKLYTPLLVGALKYSKSVVAVSFILFAVLAYLLTQQGREFMPKLNEESIMYRVIAIPGTALSQTVGLSKDIENFIKKEYPEYVDFVLAMIGRSEKGETAGPNYMEILVGLKKKEFDIKALEAKMSEELEKRYDFVQFVPTQPIAMRIEELLEGVKAELAVKIFGEDQKILANLASKIKDILSHIDGLRSIEIESQLGQAQIVIKPNYLAMARYSLTAEDIMDVVRYLLGEDAITDKFEGIKRFPIVIKPKGSRDVESLQNILLRAPDGKVARLKEVADIQIIQGPSFIKRENLSRYMLISFDVEGRDIASFVKEANEKIHKNLHFPAGYYIQWAGDFKNMQEATKKLAVIIPAVLLLILLLLYTAFNSFKKAIIILLGVPLGIIGSIIAVLVADIYLSIAAIIGFIVIIAIAVLNGIVLVSFIEELQKRFPDVKMLILVKDATLLRLRPVLMTAMTTLFGILPLLYATGVGSEIEYPLAVVVVGGIVTSTLVTLLVLPSLYYLFYKK
- the gap gene encoding type I glyceraldehyde-3-phosphate dehydrogenase, translated to MKKVAINGLGRIGKLVLWHYIVNNPKNIEITVANGGSGTAEDLAYMLKYDSVHGKFPAPVEYGDDYLKVGDQEIKLVTGRDPEKLPWKDLGVDIVLECTGHFTKRDDAAKHLKAGAKKVIISAPSKDAELTIVMGVNQDWYDPNKHDVISNASCTTNSLAPAIKVLNDNFGIESALVTTVHAYTSSQAIVDRKNPGKHRRGRAAAANIIPTSTGAAIATTKVIPELQGKMNALALRVPVPDVAITDISATLKKEVSSEEVNKAFEEAMQGNLKGILEITYDEVVSSDIVNNPHSSIIDGLSTMVVDGNKVKVFAWYDNEYGYSGRLLELADYIAERM
- a CDS encoding KamA family radical SAM protein, which translates into the protein MEYRAYNAKSFKKIPQIQRFLSNEDIENIEIAALVFPFKVNNYLIDKLIDWENYQNDPIFRLVFPHKDMLFPQDYEKLKTLYKKGDKEALNKAVYDIRMRMNPHPADQKSNVPTINGKELIGSQHKYKETILFFPKQGQTCHAYCSFCFRWPQFTGINELKFAMKEVDLLIEYIKAHPAITDLIFTGGDPLIMNTKLLRSYIEPILKAKIPHLQNIRFGTKTLGFWPYRFLTDKDADDLLKLFEEIVAHGYHLAFMAHFNHYRELETDEVKEAVKRIQQTGAIIRTQAPLLRHINDSSKVWEKMWKKQVHMGMVPYYMFIARDTGAQHYFGISLVEAWKIFKDALSNVSGLARTVRGPSMSAAPGKIAISGVSEINGEKVIVLNMLQAKNPEFVDIPFFAKYDEKAQWIDELEPAFGGKFLFEK
- a CDS encoding 2,3-diphosphoglycerate-dependent phosphoglycerate mutase — protein: MKLILIRHGQSIWNAKNLFTGWIDVELSEKGKEEAKKAGKLLKEAEIFPNICYTSYLKRAIHTAQIALNELGWEHIDVLRSWKLNERHYGDWQGKNKDEVKEKYGDELFMAVRRGYDTPPPPIEESEPDFEERYPVDPKYANIDYHPKSESLKDTRERVIEYFYEEIVPSLMVYDDVMIAAHGNSLRALIMFLENIAPEDIHKIEIPTGTPIVYDLTKELKIKNKTIYNH